The following proteins are co-located in the Primulina tabacum isolate GXHZ01 chromosome 11, ASM2559414v2, whole genome shotgun sequence genome:
- the LOC142517648 gene encoding sterol 3-beta-glucosyltransferase-like isoform X1 — protein MRTKPTAVFMAFGTKGDVYPIAAIAAAFASDQRQYEVAFVTHSAHEVFSILQKLKVHLEAKRITCFPVSSPPVMSYQDTAGSSKVSFSLQKNEIMIKHRQECVSIAEGIFGEDSNMDGDLIIINFFALEGWSLAELFQVHCVVAAPYVVPYSAPSSFERQFQKELPLLYEYLQDAPTGKVGWEDVIHWMWPLFTEDWGHWRSHDLHLSFLPFTDAVTGLPRWHERPLSPLLLYGFSKEVVECPDYWPSRVQVCGFWFLPFEWQFSCSSCADISSLSFSRKLNAEEEMCSIHVNLKAFLNALPEQPIFMSLSSIGSMGYLKNPRAFLKVLENALSITSCRFILFSAGYGPLDAEIKMSAQTLLSPSEQLQLSEDQTCLFGGRLLCFSGDVPYNWLFPRCAAAIHHGGSGSTAAALHAGIPQVICPFILDQFYWAERMFWLGVAPEPLKGTCLVPDKDDDCSIMEAANMLVGTINRALSPEVKLQASQIANRISAEDGVSEAVRLIREEIKCTGAAV, from the exons ATGAGGACGAAGCCAACGGCCGTGTTCATGGCCTTTGGTACCAAAGGCGACGTTTACCCCATCGCT GCTATTGCTGCAGCTTTTGCTTCCGATCAAAGGCAGTACGAGGTTGCCTTTGTGACTCATTCAGCGCACGAG GTATTTTCTATCTTGCAGAAGCTCAAAGTTCATCTAGAAGCAAAAAGAATCACATGTTTTCCAGTTTCATCACCTCCTGTCATGTCTTATCAAGACACTGCAG GATCCAGCAAGGTCTCCTTTTCTCTGCAGAAGAATGAAATCATGATAAAACATAGACAAGAGTGTGTTTCGATTGCTGAAGGCATATTCGGAGAAGACAGTAATATGGATGGTGACCTTATCATTATAAATTTCTTCGCTCTG GAAGGTTGGAGTCTTGCGGAACTATTTCAGGTTCATTGTGTTGTTGCTGCTCCTTATGTTGTTCCCTACAG CGCCCCCTCTTCTTTTGAACGCCAATTTCAGAAAGAACTTCCTCTTTTATATGAATATCTTCAAGATGCTCCGACTGGTAAG GTAGGGTGGGAAGATGTTATACATTGGATGTGGCCGCTTTTCACTGAAGATTGGGGACATTGGAGAAGCCATGATTTGCATCTAAGCTTCTTGCCTTTTACG GATGCagtgactggtcttccaagaTGGCACGAGAGGCCTTTGTCTCCCTTGCTACT GTATGGATTTAGCAAAGAAGTTGTTGAGTGCCCTG ATTACTGGCCATCAAGAGTTCAGGTTTGTGGCTTTTGGTTTCTCCCTTTTGAGTGGCAGTTCTCCTGCAGCAGCTGTGCAGATATTTCATCTTTAAGTTTTTCAAGGAAATTAAATGCTGAAGAAGAGATGTGTTCGATTCATGTCAATTTAAAAGCTTTTCTGAATGCTTTGCCAGAACAACCTATTTTCATGAGTCTAAGTTCTATTGGTAG TATGGGTTATTTGAAGAATCCTAGAGCTTTTCTCAAGGTCCTTGAAAATGCTTTGAGTATTACAAGCTGTAGATTTATTCTGTTCTCAGCTGGTTATGGACCTTTAGATGCTGAAATCAAAATGTCTGCCCAGACACTATTGTCACCTTCAGAACAACTGCAACTTAGTGAAGATCAGACCTGCCTATTTGGAGGCCGTCTATTGTGCTTCTCTGG TGATGTACCATACAATTGGCTCTTTCCAAGATGTGCAGCTGCTATCCATCACGGGGGAAG TGGATCCACCGCTGCTGCACTGCATGCAGGAATCCCTCAG GTTATCTGTCCATTTATTCTGGATCAATTTTATTGGGCAGAGAGGATGTTTTGGCTTGGCGTGGCTCCAGAGCCTCTAAAGGGTACGTGCTTGGTACCAGATAAAGATGATGACTGTTCCATAATGGAAGCCGCAAATATGCTGGTTGGGACTATAAATCGTGCACTGTCTCCTGAAGTCAAATTGCAGGCCTCACAGATTGCTAATAGAATTTCCGCTGAG GATGGTGTTTCAGAAGCTGTGCGGTTAATTAGAGAAGAAATTAAATGTACTGGTGCTGCTGTGTGA
- the LOC142517648 gene encoding uncharacterized protein LOC142517648 isoform X8 produces MFSSFITSCHVLSRHCSKVSFSLQKNEIMIKHRQECVSIAEGIFGEDSNMDGDLIIINFFALEGWSLAELFQVHCVVAAPYVVPYSAPSSFERQFQKELPLLYEYLQDAPTGKVGWEDVIHWMWPLFTEDWGHWRSHDLHLSFLPFTDAVTGLPRWHERPLSPLLLYGFSKEVVECPDYWPSRVQVCGFWFLPFEWQFSCSSCADISSLSFSRKLNAEEEMCSIHVNLKAFLNALPEQPIFMSLSSIGSMGYLKNPRAFLKVLENALSITSCRFILFSAGYGPLDAEIKMSAQTLLSPSEQLQLSEDQTCLFGGRLLCFSGDVPYNWLFPRCAAAIHHGGSGSTAAALHAGIPQVICPFILDQFYWAERMFWLGVAPEPLKGTCLVPDKDDDCSIMEAANMLVGTINRALSPEVKLQASQIANRISAEDGVSEAVRLIREEIKCTGAAV; encoded by the exons ATGTTTTCCAGTTTCATCACCTCCTGTCATGTCTTATCAAGACACTGCAG CAAGGTCTCCTTTTCTCTGCAGAAGAATGAAATCATGATAAAACATAGACAAGAGTGTGTTTCGATTGCTGAAGGCATATTCGGAGAAGACAGTAATATGGATGGTGACCTTATCATTATAAATTTCTTCGCTCTG GAAGGTTGGAGTCTTGCGGAACTATTTCAGGTTCATTGTGTTGTTGCTGCTCCTTATGTTGTTCCCTACAG CGCCCCCTCTTCTTTTGAACGCCAATTTCAGAAAGAACTTCCTCTTTTATATGAATATCTTCAAGATGCTCCGACTGGTAAG GTAGGGTGGGAAGATGTTATACATTGGATGTGGCCGCTTTTCACTGAAGATTGGGGACATTGGAGAAGCCATGATTTGCATCTAAGCTTCTTGCCTTTTACG GATGCagtgactggtcttccaagaTGGCACGAGAGGCCTTTGTCTCCCTTGCTACT GTATGGATTTAGCAAAGAAGTTGTTGAGTGCCCTG ATTACTGGCCATCAAGAGTTCAGGTTTGTGGCTTTTGGTTTCTCCCTTTTGAGTGGCAGTTCTCCTGCAGCAGCTGTGCAGATATTTCATCTTTAAGTTTTTCAAGGAAATTAAATGCTGAAGAAGAGATGTGTTCGATTCATGTCAATTTAAAAGCTTTTCTGAATGCTTTGCCAGAACAACCTATTTTCATGAGTCTAAGTTCTATTGGTAG TATGGGTTATTTGAAGAATCCTAGAGCTTTTCTCAAGGTCCTTGAAAATGCTTTGAGTATTACAAGCTGTAGATTTATTCTGTTCTCAGCTGGTTATGGACCTTTAGATGCTGAAATCAAAATGTCTGCCCAGACACTATTGTCACCTTCAGAACAACTGCAACTTAGTGAAGATCAGACCTGCCTATTTGGAGGCCGTCTATTGTGCTTCTCTGG TGATGTACCATACAATTGGCTCTTTCCAAGATGTGCAGCTGCTATCCATCACGGGGGAAG TGGATCCACCGCTGCTGCACTGCATGCAGGAATCCCTCAG GTTATCTGTCCATTTATTCTGGATCAATTTTATTGGGCAGAGAGGATGTTTTGGCTTGGCGTGGCTCCAGAGCCTCTAAAGGGTACGTGCTTGGTACCAGATAAAGATGATGACTGTTCCATAATGGAAGCCGCAAATATGCTGGTTGGGACTATAAATCGTGCACTGTCTCCTGAAGTCAAATTGCAGGCCTCACAGATTGCTAATAGAATTTCCGCTGAG GATGGTGTTTCAGAAGCTGTGCGGTTAATTAGAGAAGAAATTAAATGTACTGGTGCTGCTGTGTGA
- the LOC142517648 gene encoding sterol 3-beta-glucosyltransferase UGT80A2-like isoform X17 — MFSSFITSCHVLSRHCRKVGVLRNYFSAPSSFERQFQKELPLLYEYLQDAPTGKVGWEDVIHWMWPLFTEDWGHWRSHDLHLSFLPFTDAVTGLPRWHERPLSPLLLYGFSKEVVECPDYWPSRVQVCGFWFLPFEWQFSCSSCADISSLSFSRKLNAEEEMCSIHVNLKAFLNALPEQPIFMSLSSIGSMGYLKNPRAFLKVLENALSITSCRFILFSAGYGPLDAEIKMSAQTLLSPSEQLQLSEDQTCLFGGRLLCFSGDVPYNWLFPRCAAAIHHGGSGSTAAALHAGIPQVICPFILDQFYWAERMFWLGVAPEPLKGTCLVPDKDDDCSIMEAANMLVGTINRALSPEVKLQASQIANRISAEDGVSEAVRLIREEIKCTGAAV; from the exons ATGTTTTCCAGTTTCATCACCTCCTGTCATGTCTTATCAAGACACTGCAG GAAGGTTGGAGTCTTGCGGAACTATTTCAG CGCCCCCTCTTCTTTTGAACGCCAATTTCAGAAAGAACTTCCTCTTTTATATGAATATCTTCAAGATGCTCCGACTGGTAAG GTAGGGTGGGAAGATGTTATACATTGGATGTGGCCGCTTTTCACTGAAGATTGGGGACATTGGAGAAGCCATGATTTGCATCTAAGCTTCTTGCCTTTTACG GATGCagtgactggtcttccaagaTGGCACGAGAGGCCTTTGTCTCCCTTGCTACT GTATGGATTTAGCAAAGAAGTTGTTGAGTGCCCTG ATTACTGGCCATCAAGAGTTCAGGTTTGTGGCTTTTGGTTTCTCCCTTTTGAGTGGCAGTTCTCCTGCAGCAGCTGTGCAGATATTTCATCTTTAAGTTTTTCAAGGAAATTAAATGCTGAAGAAGAGATGTGTTCGATTCATGTCAATTTAAAAGCTTTTCTGAATGCTTTGCCAGAACAACCTATTTTCATGAGTCTAAGTTCTATTGGTAG TATGGGTTATTTGAAGAATCCTAGAGCTTTTCTCAAGGTCCTTGAAAATGCTTTGAGTATTACAAGCTGTAGATTTATTCTGTTCTCAGCTGGTTATGGACCTTTAGATGCTGAAATCAAAATGTCTGCCCAGACACTATTGTCACCTTCAGAACAACTGCAACTTAGTGAAGATCAGACCTGCCTATTTGGAGGCCGTCTATTGTGCTTCTCTGG TGATGTACCATACAATTGGCTCTTTCCAAGATGTGCAGCTGCTATCCATCACGGGGGAAG TGGATCCACCGCTGCTGCACTGCATGCAGGAATCCCTCAG GTTATCTGTCCATTTATTCTGGATCAATTTTATTGGGCAGAGAGGATGTTTTGGCTTGGCGTGGCTCCAGAGCCTCTAAAGGGTACGTGCTTGGTACCAGATAAAGATGATGACTGTTCCATAATGGAAGCCGCAAATATGCTGGTTGGGACTATAAATCGTGCACTGTCTCCTGAAGTCAAATTGCAGGCCTCACAGATTGCTAATAGAATTTCCGCTGAG GATGGTGTTTCAGAAGCTGTGCGGTTAATTAGAGAAGAAATTAAATGTACTGGTGCTGCTGTGTGA
- the LOC142517648 gene encoding sterol 3-beta-glucosyltransferase UGT80A2-like isoform X18 has translation MEGWSLAELFQVHCVVAAPYVVPYSAPSSFERQFQKELPLLYEYLQDAPTGKVGWEDVIHWMWPLFTEDWGHWRSHDLHLSFLPFTDAVTGLPRWHERPLSPLLLYGFSKEVVECPDYWPSRVQVCGFWFLPFEWQFSCSSCADISSLSFSRKLNAEEEMCSIHVNLKAFLNALPEQPIFMSLSSIGSMGYLKNPRAFLKVLENALSITSCRFILFSAGYGPLDAEIKMSAQTLLSPSEQLQLSEDQTCLFGGRLLCFSGDVPYNWLFPRCAAAIHHGGSGSTAAALHAGIPQVICPFILDQFYWAERMFWLGVAPEPLKGTCLVPDKDDDCSIMEAANMLVGTINRALSPEVKLQASQIANRISAEDGVSEAVRLIREEIKCTGAAV, from the exons ATG GAAGGTTGGAGTCTTGCGGAACTATTTCAGGTTCATTGTGTTGTTGCTGCTCCTTATGTTGTTCCCTACAG CGCCCCCTCTTCTTTTGAACGCCAATTTCAGAAAGAACTTCCTCTTTTATATGAATATCTTCAAGATGCTCCGACTGGTAAG GTAGGGTGGGAAGATGTTATACATTGGATGTGGCCGCTTTTCACTGAAGATTGGGGACATTGGAGAAGCCATGATTTGCATCTAAGCTTCTTGCCTTTTACG GATGCagtgactggtcttccaagaTGGCACGAGAGGCCTTTGTCTCCCTTGCTACT GTATGGATTTAGCAAAGAAGTTGTTGAGTGCCCTG ATTACTGGCCATCAAGAGTTCAGGTTTGTGGCTTTTGGTTTCTCCCTTTTGAGTGGCAGTTCTCCTGCAGCAGCTGTGCAGATATTTCATCTTTAAGTTTTTCAAGGAAATTAAATGCTGAAGAAGAGATGTGTTCGATTCATGTCAATTTAAAAGCTTTTCTGAATGCTTTGCCAGAACAACCTATTTTCATGAGTCTAAGTTCTATTGGTAG TATGGGTTATTTGAAGAATCCTAGAGCTTTTCTCAAGGTCCTTGAAAATGCTTTGAGTATTACAAGCTGTAGATTTATTCTGTTCTCAGCTGGTTATGGACCTTTAGATGCTGAAATCAAAATGTCTGCCCAGACACTATTGTCACCTTCAGAACAACTGCAACTTAGTGAAGATCAGACCTGCCTATTTGGAGGCCGTCTATTGTGCTTCTCTGG TGATGTACCATACAATTGGCTCTTTCCAAGATGTGCAGCTGCTATCCATCACGGGGGAAG TGGATCCACCGCTGCTGCACTGCATGCAGGAATCCCTCAG GTTATCTGTCCATTTATTCTGGATCAATTTTATTGGGCAGAGAGGATGTTTTGGCTTGGCGTGGCTCCAGAGCCTCTAAAGGGTACGTGCTTGGTACCAGATAAAGATGATGACTGTTCCATAATGGAAGCCGCAAATATGCTGGTTGGGACTATAAATCGTGCACTGTCTCCTGAAGTCAAATTGCAGGCCTCACAGATTGCTAATAGAATTTCCGCTGAG GATGGTGTTTCAGAAGCTGTGCGGTTAATTAGAGAAGAAATTAAATGTACTGGTGCTGCTGTGTGA
- the LOC142517648 gene encoding sterol 3-beta-glucosyltransferase UGT80A2-like isoform X19 codes for MLFPTAPPLLLNANFRKNFLFYMNIFKMLRLVGWEDVIHWMWPLFTEDWGHWRSHDLHLSFLPFTDAVTGLPRWHERPLSPLLLYGFSKEVVECPDYWPSRVQVCGFWFLPFEWQFSCSSCADISSLSFSRKLNAEEEMCSIHVNLKAFLNALPEQPIFMSLSSIGSMGYLKNPRAFLKVLENALSITSCRFILFSAGYGPLDAEIKMSAQTLLSPSEQLQLSEDQTCLFGGRLLCFSGDVPYNWLFPRCAAAIHHGGSGSTAAALHAGIPQVICPFILDQFYWAERMFWLGVAPEPLKGTCLVPDKDDDCSIMEAANMLVGTINRALSPEVKLQASQIANRISAEDGVSEAVRLIREEIKCTGAAV; via the exons ATGTTGTTCCCTACAG CGCCCCCTCTTCTTTTGAACGCCAATTTCAGAAAGAACTTCCTCTTTTATATGAATATCTTCAAGATGCTCCGACTG GTAGGGTGGGAAGATGTTATACATTGGATGTGGCCGCTTTTCACTGAAGATTGGGGACATTGGAGAAGCCATGATTTGCATCTAAGCTTCTTGCCTTTTACG GATGCagtgactggtcttccaagaTGGCACGAGAGGCCTTTGTCTCCCTTGCTACT GTATGGATTTAGCAAAGAAGTTGTTGAGTGCCCTG ATTACTGGCCATCAAGAGTTCAGGTTTGTGGCTTTTGGTTTCTCCCTTTTGAGTGGCAGTTCTCCTGCAGCAGCTGTGCAGATATTTCATCTTTAAGTTTTTCAAGGAAATTAAATGCTGAAGAAGAGATGTGTTCGATTCATGTCAATTTAAAAGCTTTTCTGAATGCTTTGCCAGAACAACCTATTTTCATGAGTCTAAGTTCTATTGGTAG TATGGGTTATTTGAAGAATCCTAGAGCTTTTCTCAAGGTCCTTGAAAATGCTTTGAGTATTACAAGCTGTAGATTTATTCTGTTCTCAGCTGGTTATGGACCTTTAGATGCTGAAATCAAAATGTCTGCCCAGACACTATTGTCACCTTCAGAACAACTGCAACTTAGTGAAGATCAGACCTGCCTATTTGGAGGCCGTCTATTGTGCTTCTCTGG TGATGTACCATACAATTGGCTCTTTCCAAGATGTGCAGCTGCTATCCATCACGGGGGAAG TGGATCCACCGCTGCTGCACTGCATGCAGGAATCCCTCAG GTTATCTGTCCATTTATTCTGGATCAATTTTATTGGGCAGAGAGGATGTTTTGGCTTGGCGTGGCTCCAGAGCCTCTAAAGGGTACGTGCTTGGTACCAGATAAAGATGATGACTGTTCCATAATGGAAGCCGCAAATATGCTGGTTGGGACTATAAATCGTGCACTGTCTCCTGAAGTCAAATTGCAGGCCTCACAGATTGCTAATAGAATTTCCGCTGAG GATGGTGTTTCAGAAGCTGTGCGGTTAATTAGAGAAGAAATTAAATGTACTGGTGCTGCTGTGTGA
- the LOC142517648 gene encoding uncharacterized protein LOC142517648 isoform X13: protein MRSPVPMRLPRPPLRTLLILHFFIFRKVGVLRNYFRFIVLLLLLMLFPTAPPLLLNANFRKNFLFYMNIFKMLRLVGWEDVIHWMWPLFTEDWGHWRSHDLHLSFLPFTDAVTGLPRWHERPLSPLLLYGFSKEVVECPDYWPSRVQVCGFWFLPFEWQFSCSSCADISSLSFSRKLNAEEEMCSIHVNLKAFLNALPEQPIFMSLSSIGSMGYLKNPRAFLKVLENALSITSCRFILFSAGYGPLDAEIKMSAQTLLSPSEQLQLSEDQTCLFGGRLLCFSGDVPYNWLFPRCAAAIHHGGSGSTAAALHAGIPQVICPFILDQFYWAERMFWLGVAPEPLKGTCLVPDKDDDCSIMEAANMLVGTINRALSPEVKLQASQIANRISAEDGVSEAVRLIREEIKCTGAAV, encoded by the exons ATGCGTAGCCCAGTGCCTATGCGGCTACCTCGACCGCCATTAAGAACACTGCTCATATTACATTTCTTTATCTTCAGGAAGGTTGGAGTCTTGCGGAACTATTTCAGGTTCATTGTGTTGTTGCTGCTCCTTATGTTGTTCCCTACAG CGCCCCCTCTTCTTTTGAACGCCAATTTCAGAAAGAACTTCCTCTTTTATATGAATATCTTCAAGATGCTCCGACTG GTAGGGTGGGAAGATGTTATACATTGGATGTGGCCGCTTTTCACTGAAGATTGGGGACATTGGAGAAGCCATGATTTGCATCTAAGCTTCTTGCCTTTTACG GATGCagtgactggtcttccaagaTGGCACGAGAGGCCTTTGTCTCCCTTGCTACT GTATGGATTTAGCAAAGAAGTTGTTGAGTGCCCTG ATTACTGGCCATCAAGAGTTCAGGTTTGTGGCTTTTGGTTTCTCCCTTTTGAGTGGCAGTTCTCCTGCAGCAGCTGTGCAGATATTTCATCTTTAAGTTTTTCAAGGAAATTAAATGCTGAAGAAGAGATGTGTTCGATTCATGTCAATTTAAAAGCTTTTCTGAATGCTTTGCCAGAACAACCTATTTTCATGAGTCTAAGTTCTATTGGTAG TATGGGTTATTTGAAGAATCCTAGAGCTTTTCTCAAGGTCCTTGAAAATGCTTTGAGTATTACAAGCTGTAGATTTATTCTGTTCTCAGCTGGTTATGGACCTTTAGATGCTGAAATCAAAATGTCTGCCCAGACACTATTGTCACCTTCAGAACAACTGCAACTTAGTGAAGATCAGACCTGCCTATTTGGAGGCCGTCTATTGTGCTTCTCTGG TGATGTACCATACAATTGGCTCTTTCCAAGATGTGCAGCTGCTATCCATCACGGGGGAAG TGGATCCACCGCTGCTGCACTGCATGCAGGAATCCCTCAG GTTATCTGTCCATTTATTCTGGATCAATTTTATTGGGCAGAGAGGATGTTTTGGCTTGGCGTGGCTCCAGAGCCTCTAAAGGGTACGTGCTTGGTACCAGATAAAGATGATGACTGTTCCATAATGGAAGCCGCAAATATGCTGGTTGGGACTATAAATCGTGCACTGTCTCCTGAAGTCAAATTGCAGGCCTCACAGATTGCTAATAGAATTTCCGCTGAG GATGGTGTTTCAGAAGCTGTGCGGTTAATTAGAGAAGAAATTAAATGTACTGGTGCTGCTGTGTGA
- the LOC142517648 gene encoding sterol 3-beta-glucosyltransferase UGT80A2-like isoform X14 produces MFSSFITSCHVLSRHCRKVGVLRNYFRFIVLLLLLMLFPTAPPLLLNANFRKNFLFYMNIFKMLRLVGWEDVIHWMWPLFTEDWGHWRSHDLHLSFLPFTDAVTGLPRWHERPLSPLLLYGFSKEVVECPDYWPSRVQVCGFWFLPFEWQFSCSSCADISSLSFSRKLNAEEEMCSIHVNLKAFLNALPEQPIFMSLSSIGSMGYLKNPRAFLKVLENALSITSCRFILFSAGYGPLDAEIKMSAQTLLSPSEQLQLSEDQTCLFGGRLLCFSGDVPYNWLFPRCAAAIHHGGSGSTAAALHAGIPQVICPFILDQFYWAERMFWLGVAPEPLKGTCLVPDKDDDCSIMEAANMLVGTINRALSPEVKLQASQIANRISAEDGVSEAVRLIREEIKCTGAAV; encoded by the exons ATGTTTTCCAGTTTCATCACCTCCTGTCATGTCTTATCAAGACACTGCAG GAAGGTTGGAGTCTTGCGGAACTATTTCAGGTTCATTGTGTTGTTGCTGCTCCTTATGTTGTTCCCTACAG CGCCCCCTCTTCTTTTGAACGCCAATTTCAGAAAGAACTTCCTCTTTTATATGAATATCTTCAAGATGCTCCGACTG GTAGGGTGGGAAGATGTTATACATTGGATGTGGCCGCTTTTCACTGAAGATTGGGGACATTGGAGAAGCCATGATTTGCATCTAAGCTTCTTGCCTTTTACG GATGCagtgactggtcttccaagaTGGCACGAGAGGCCTTTGTCTCCCTTGCTACT GTATGGATTTAGCAAAGAAGTTGTTGAGTGCCCTG ATTACTGGCCATCAAGAGTTCAGGTTTGTGGCTTTTGGTTTCTCCCTTTTGAGTGGCAGTTCTCCTGCAGCAGCTGTGCAGATATTTCATCTTTAAGTTTTTCAAGGAAATTAAATGCTGAAGAAGAGATGTGTTCGATTCATGTCAATTTAAAAGCTTTTCTGAATGCTTTGCCAGAACAACCTATTTTCATGAGTCTAAGTTCTATTGGTAG TATGGGTTATTTGAAGAATCCTAGAGCTTTTCTCAAGGTCCTTGAAAATGCTTTGAGTATTACAAGCTGTAGATTTATTCTGTTCTCAGCTGGTTATGGACCTTTAGATGCTGAAATCAAAATGTCTGCCCAGACACTATTGTCACCTTCAGAACAACTGCAACTTAGTGAAGATCAGACCTGCCTATTTGGAGGCCGTCTATTGTGCTTCTCTGG TGATGTACCATACAATTGGCTCTTTCCAAGATGTGCAGCTGCTATCCATCACGGGGGAAG TGGATCCACCGCTGCTGCACTGCATGCAGGAATCCCTCAG GTTATCTGTCCATTTATTCTGGATCAATTTTATTGGGCAGAGAGGATGTTTTGGCTTGGCGTGGCTCCAGAGCCTCTAAAGGGTACGTGCTTGGTACCAGATAAAGATGATGACTGTTCCATAATGGAAGCCGCAAATATGCTGGTTGGGACTATAAATCGTGCACTGTCTCCTGAAGTCAAATTGCAGGCCTCACAGATTGCTAATAGAATTTCCGCTGAG GATGGTGTTTCAGAAGCTGTGCGGTTAATTAGAGAAGAAATTAAATGTACTGGTGCTGCTGTGTGA
- the LOC142517648 gene encoding sterol 3-beta-glucosyltransferase-like isoform X3, producing MRTKPTAVFMAFGTKGDVYPIAAIAAAFASDQRQYEVAFVTHSAHEKLKVHLEAKRITCFPVSSPPVMSYQDTAGSSKVSFSLQKNEIMIKHRQECVSIAEGIFGEDSNMDGDLIIINFFALEGWSLAELFQVHCVVAAPYVVPYSAPSSFERQFQKELPLLYEYLQDAPTGKVGWEDVIHWMWPLFTEDWGHWRSHDLHLSFLPFTDAVTGLPRWHERPLSPLLLYGFSKEVVECPDYWPSRVQVCGFWFLPFEWQFSCSSCADISSLSFSRKLNAEEEMCSIHVNLKAFLNALPEQPIFMSLSSIGSMGYLKNPRAFLKVLENALSITSCRFILFSAGYGPLDAEIKMSAQTLLSPSEQLQLSEDQTCLFGGRLLCFSGDVPYNWLFPRCAAAIHHGGSGSTAAALHAGIPQVICPFILDQFYWAERMFWLGVAPEPLKGTCLVPDKDDDCSIMEAANMLVGTINRALSPEVKLQASQIANRISAEDGVSEAVRLIREEIKCTGAAV from the exons ATGAGGACGAAGCCAACGGCCGTGTTCATGGCCTTTGGTACCAAAGGCGACGTTTACCCCATCGCT GCTATTGCTGCAGCTTTTGCTTCCGATCAAAGGCAGTACGAGGTTGCCTTTGTGACTCATTCAGCGCACGAG AAGCTCAAAGTTCATCTAGAAGCAAAAAGAATCACATGTTTTCCAGTTTCATCACCTCCTGTCATGTCTTATCAAGACACTGCAG GATCCAGCAAGGTCTCCTTTTCTCTGCAGAAGAATGAAATCATGATAAAACATAGACAAGAGTGTGTTTCGATTGCTGAAGGCATATTCGGAGAAGACAGTAATATGGATGGTGACCTTATCATTATAAATTTCTTCGCTCTG GAAGGTTGGAGTCTTGCGGAACTATTTCAGGTTCATTGTGTTGTTGCTGCTCCTTATGTTGTTCCCTACAG CGCCCCCTCTTCTTTTGAACGCCAATTTCAGAAAGAACTTCCTCTTTTATATGAATATCTTCAAGATGCTCCGACTGGTAAG GTAGGGTGGGAAGATGTTATACATTGGATGTGGCCGCTTTTCACTGAAGATTGGGGACATTGGAGAAGCCATGATTTGCATCTAAGCTTCTTGCCTTTTACG GATGCagtgactggtcttccaagaTGGCACGAGAGGCCTTTGTCTCCCTTGCTACT GTATGGATTTAGCAAAGAAGTTGTTGAGTGCCCTG ATTACTGGCCATCAAGAGTTCAGGTTTGTGGCTTTTGGTTTCTCCCTTTTGAGTGGCAGTTCTCCTGCAGCAGCTGTGCAGATATTTCATCTTTAAGTTTTTCAAGGAAATTAAATGCTGAAGAAGAGATGTGTTCGATTCATGTCAATTTAAAAGCTTTTCTGAATGCTTTGCCAGAACAACCTATTTTCATGAGTCTAAGTTCTATTGGTAG TATGGGTTATTTGAAGAATCCTAGAGCTTTTCTCAAGGTCCTTGAAAATGCTTTGAGTATTACAAGCTGTAGATTTATTCTGTTCTCAGCTGGTTATGGACCTTTAGATGCTGAAATCAAAATGTCTGCCCAGACACTATTGTCACCTTCAGAACAACTGCAACTTAGTGAAGATCAGACCTGCCTATTTGGAGGCCGTCTATTGTGCTTCTCTGG TGATGTACCATACAATTGGCTCTTTCCAAGATGTGCAGCTGCTATCCATCACGGGGGAAG TGGATCCACCGCTGCTGCACTGCATGCAGGAATCCCTCAG GTTATCTGTCCATTTATTCTGGATCAATTTTATTGGGCAGAGAGGATGTTTTGGCTTGGCGTGGCTCCAGAGCCTCTAAAGGGTACGTGCTTGGTACCAGATAAAGATGATGACTGTTCCATAATGGAAGCCGCAAATATGCTGGTTGGGACTATAAATCGTGCACTGTCTCCTGAAGTCAAATTGCAGGCCTCACAGATTGCTAATAGAATTTCCGCTGAG GATGGTGTTTCAGAAGCTGTGCGGTTAATTAGAGAAGAAATTAAATGTACTGGTGCTGCTGTGTGA